One genomic segment of Mycolicibacterium gilvum includes these proteins:
- a CDS encoding acyl-CoA dehydrogenase family protein gives MAINLELPKKLRAVIEKGHQGAAEILRPISRKYDEKEHAYPVELDTVATLFEGISEAKTISFAGAEAFRDGDDGPKGNINGGNMSAVLNIIEVSWGDVALVLSIPFQGLGNAAISGVATDEQLERLGKVWAAMAITEPGFGSDSAAVSTTAKLDGDEYVINGEKIYVTAGSRATHIVVWASLDKSKGRAAIKSFIVPREHPGVTIERLEHKLGIKASDTAAIRFDNVRIPRENLLGSPDINVEKGFAGVMETFDNTRPVVAGMAVGVARAALEELRKILTDAGIEISYDKPAHAQSAAAAEFLRMEADWESGYLLTLRSAWQADNRIPNSKEASMGKAKAARVASDITLKTVELAGTTGYSEQALLEKWARDSKILDIFEGTQQIQQLVVARRLLGLSSAELK, from the coding sequence ATGGCGATCAATCTGGAACTGCCGAAAAAACTGCGGGCCGTCATCGAGAAGGGCCACCAGGGCGCTGCGGAGATACTGCGCCCCATCTCCCGCAAGTACGACGAGAAGGAACACGCCTACCCCGTCGAGTTGGACACCGTCGCGACGCTGTTCGAAGGCATCTCCGAGGCCAAGACCATCTCGTTCGCCGGCGCCGAGGCGTTCCGCGACGGGGATGACGGCCCCAAGGGAAACATCAACGGCGGCAACATGTCCGCCGTCCTGAACATCATCGAAGTGAGCTGGGGCGACGTCGCACTCGTGCTGTCGATCCCCTTCCAGGGATTGGGGAACGCGGCCATCTCCGGCGTCGCGACCGACGAGCAACTCGAACGTCTCGGCAAGGTGTGGGCCGCGATGGCGATCACCGAACCCGGTTTCGGGTCGGACTCCGCCGCTGTCTCGACCACCGCCAAGCTCGACGGTGACGAGTACGTGATCAACGGCGAGAAGATCTACGTCACGGCAGGGTCGCGCGCCACCCACATCGTGGTTTGGGCGTCTCTGGACAAATCGAAGGGCCGGGCGGCCATCAAGTCGTTCATCGTGCCGCGCGAGCATCCGGGTGTCACGATCGAACGCCTGGAACACAAGCTCGGCATCAAGGCCTCCGACACCGCGGCGATCCGTTTCGACAATGTCCGGATCCCCAGGGAAAACCTGTTGGGCAGCCCGGACATCAACGTCGAGAAGGGCTTTGCCGGGGTCATGGAGACCTTCGACAACACCAGGCCCGTCGTGGCGGGGATGGCCGTCGGTGTCGCGCGCGCGGCGCTCGAGGAGCTTCGCAAGATCCTGACCGATGCGGGCATCGAGATTTCCTACGACAAGCCCGCCCACGCCCAGAGCGCCGCAGCCGCGGAGTTCCTGCGGATGGAGGCCGACTGGGAGTCCGGATACCTGTTGACCCTGCGCTCGGCCTGGCAGGCGGACAACAGGATCCCGAACTCCAAGGAAGCCTCGATGGGTAAGGCGAAGGCTGCCCGTGTCGCCAGCGACATCACCCTGAAGACGGTGGAGCTGGCCGGTACGACAGGCTATTCCGAGCAGGCACTGCTGGAGAAGTGGGCCCGCGACTCGAAGATCCTCGACATCTTCGAGGGCACCCAGCAGATCCAGCAGCTCGTCGTGGCCCGCCGGCTCCTCGGATTGTCCTCCGCCGAATTGAAGTGA
- a CDS encoding acyl-CoA dehydrogenase family protein has product MTNTLPPKRGDRESAVGLQKHRRTAIDVGMALLTPLMGQEFLDKYNLRDPLNRGLKYGVKHGFSAAGAATRQFKRVQGIGKPATRLTENRPKGSDYFDLTPDDDQKMIVQTVEEFAEEILRPAAYDADDAATYPPDLIAKAAELGITAINIPEDFDGIAEHRSTVTNALVAEALAYGDMGLALPILAPGGVASALTHWGSADQQATYLKEFAGEHVPQACLTIAEPHPLFDPTALRTTAVRTPSGYRLDGVKSLVPAAADAELFIIAAQLDGRPTLFLVEASTSGLTVTADPSMGIRAAALGRVELAKVTVPLSARLGEEDASTSDAARIYSEAIALSRLGWAALAVGTSHAVLDYVIPYVKEREAFGEPIARRQSVAFMCANIAIELDGLRLITWRGASRAEQGLSFAREAALAKKLGTDKGMQIGLDGVQLLGGHGYTKEHPVERWYRDLRAIGVAEGVVVL; this is encoded by the coding sequence ATGACGAACACCTTGCCGCCCAAGCGGGGCGACCGCGAGAGCGCCGTCGGCCTCCAGAAGCACCGTCGCACGGCGATCGATGTCGGGATGGCGCTGCTCACGCCGCTGATGGGCCAGGAGTTCCTGGACAAGTACAACCTCCGCGACCCGTTGAACCGCGGCCTCAAATACGGCGTGAAACACGGCTTCTCCGCAGCCGGCGCCGCAACCCGCCAGTTCAAGCGCGTCCAGGGCATCGGCAAACCGGCGACCAGGCTGACCGAGAACCGCCCCAAGGGCTCGGACTATTTCGATCTGACCCCTGACGACGACCAGAAGATGATCGTGCAGACGGTCGAGGAGTTCGCCGAGGAGATCCTGCGGCCCGCGGCTTATGACGCCGACGACGCCGCCACGTACCCGCCGGACCTGATCGCCAAGGCCGCCGAGCTCGGCATCACCGCGATCAACATTCCCGAGGATTTCGACGGCATCGCCGAGCATCGCAGCACCGTCACCAATGCCCTCGTCGCCGAGGCCCTCGCGTACGGCGACATGGGTCTGGCGCTGCCGATCCTGGCTCCCGGCGGGGTCGCATCCGCCCTGACCCACTGGGGCAGCGCGGATCAGCAGGCCACCTACCTGAAGGAGTTCGCCGGCGAGCACGTCCCACAGGCCTGCCTGACGATCGCCGAACCCCATCCGTTGTTCGACCCCACGGCACTCAGGACCACCGCGGTGCGCACACCGAGCGGATACCGGCTCGACGGGGTCAAGTCGCTCGTACCTGCCGCCGCGGACGCCGAGCTGTTCATCATCGCCGCTCAGCTCGACGGCCGGCCCACGCTGTTCCTCGTCGAGGCGTCCACCTCGGGGCTGACCGTCACCGCCGATCCCAGCATGGGCATCCGCGCCGCCGCACTGGGCCGGGTGGAGCTCGCGAAGGTGACCGTGCCGCTGAGCGCCCGGCTCGGCGAGGAGGACGCGTCCACCTCCGATGCCGCCCGGATCTACAGCGAGGCGATCGCCCTGTCCCGGCTCGGCTGGGCGGCGCTGGCCGTCGGCACCTCGCACGCAGTGCTCGACTACGTCATCCCGTATGTCAAGGAACGCGAAGCCTTCGGCGAACCGATCGCCCGCAGACAGTCGGTCGCCTTCATGTGCGCCAACATCGCCATCGAACTCGATGGACTCCGCCTGATCACGTGGCGCGGCGCGTCGCGTGCCGAGCAGGGTCTGTCCTTCGCCCGCGAGGCCGCCCTGGCCAAGAAGCTCGGCACCGACAAGGGCATGCAGATCGGCCTCGACGGCGTCCAGCTGCTCGGCGGCCACGGGTACACGAAGGAACACCCGGTCGAGCGCTGGTACCGCGATCTGCGGGCCATCGGCGTCGCCGAGGGTGTTGTCGTCCTGTAA
- the hisN gene encoding histidinol-phosphatase: MSTLADDVTLALQLADEADVLTMQRFGAVDLRVETKPDLTPATDADLDAERLLRARLGEARPQDSVFGEEFGGTKEFTGRQWVVDPIDGTKNFVRGVPVWSTLIALLVDGVPVVGVVSAPALGRRWWAGQGQGAFTSFAGTTRRISVSGVGDLASASLSYSDLTTGWDDKRARFVELLDAVWRVRGYGDFWSYCLVAEGAVDIAVEPEVKLWDLAPLDVLVREAGGRFTDLSGGAGPHGGSAVATNGRVHDAVLAALDV; encoded by the coding sequence ATGAGCACCCTCGCCGACGACGTGACCCTCGCACTGCAACTGGCCGATGAAGCCGATGTTCTGACGATGCAGCGATTCGGCGCGGTCGATCTGCGGGTGGAGACGAAGCCGGATCTCACGCCGGCCACCGACGCCGACCTGGACGCCGAGCGGCTGCTGCGCGCGCGGCTGGGTGAGGCGCGACCGCAGGACTCGGTGTTCGGCGAGGAGTTCGGCGGCACGAAGGAGTTCACGGGCAGGCAGTGGGTCGTCGACCCCATCGACGGCACCAAGAACTTCGTCCGCGGAGTCCCGGTCTGGTCGACGCTGATCGCCCTGCTGGTCGACGGGGTGCCGGTCGTCGGCGTCGTCAGCGCCCCGGCGCTGGGCCGCCGCTGGTGGGCCGGCCAGGGCCAGGGGGCGTTCACATCCTTCGCCGGGACGACGCGGCGGATCTCGGTGTCCGGGGTCGGCGACCTCGCATCGGCGAGCCTGTCGTATTCCGACCTGACGACGGGCTGGGACGACAAGCGTGCCCGCTTCGTCGAGCTGCTCGACGCGGTGTGGCGGGTGCGCGGATACGGCGACTTCTGGTCCTACTGCCTGGTCGCCGAGGGTGCTGTCGACATCGCGGTGGAACCCGAGGTCAAGCTGTGGGACCTCGCCCCGCTCGACGTCCTGGTCCGTGAGGCCGGGGGGCGGTTCACGGATCTGTCCGGTGGTGCCGGGCCGCACGGCGGCAGCGCGGTGGCGACCAACGGCCGTGTGCACGACGCGGTTCTCGCCGCTCTCGATGTGTGA
- a CDS encoding FAD-dependent oxidoreductase: MPPLRPYYVAIVGSGPSGYFAAASLLKSGGADGNRDVCVDMLEMLPTPWGLVRSGVAPDHPKIKSISAQFDKTSADPRFRFFGNVVIGEHVHPDELAERYDAVIYAIGAQSDRALGIPGEDLPGSVPAVDFVGWYNAHPHFVDMAPDVSGGRAVVVGNGNVAIDVARILVSDPDVLAETDIADHALESLHARGVEEVLIIGRRGPLQAPFTTLELRELGDLEALGDVDVIVDPGDFADITDEDLEAAGKTVRNNIKVLRGYAETTPKGAKRRIVFRFRTSPIEIRGDGKVESIVLGRNELIRGDDGRISAKDTGERDEVAAQLVVRAVGYRGLPTPGLPFDDRAGTIPHVDGKVEGRRNDYVVGWIKRGPTGVIGSNKKDSADTVATLLNDLSSAELADFGSDHPDKVQQWLQERQPKLITSEHWKLIDTHERTAGEGSGRPRVKVTSVEDLLRIGHA; encoded by the coding sequence ATGCCCCCATTGCGGCCGTACTACGTAGCGATCGTCGGCTCGGGACCTTCCGGGTACTTCGCCGCGGCGTCCCTGTTGAAATCCGGGGGAGCCGACGGAAACCGGGACGTCTGTGTCGACATGCTGGAGATGCTGCCCACCCCGTGGGGACTGGTGCGCTCCGGTGTGGCGCCGGATCATCCGAAGATCAAGTCGATCAGCGCGCAGTTCGACAAGACGTCCGCCGATCCGCGGTTCCGGTTCTTCGGCAACGTGGTGATCGGCGAGCACGTGCACCCCGACGAACTGGCCGAGCGTTACGACGCGGTCATCTACGCCATCGGAGCCCAGTCGGACCGCGCGCTCGGTATCCCCGGGGAGGATCTGCCCGGCAGCGTGCCTGCCGTCGATTTCGTCGGCTGGTACAACGCGCACCCCCATTTCGTGGACATGGCGCCCGACGTGTCGGGCGGGCGCGCGGTGGTGGTCGGCAACGGCAACGTCGCGATCGACGTGGCCCGGATCCTGGTCAGCGACCCCGACGTCCTCGCCGAGACCGACATCGCCGACCACGCGCTGGAGTCACTGCACGCCCGCGGTGTCGAGGAGGTGCTCATCATCGGGCGGCGGGGTCCGCTGCAGGCGCCGTTCACGACGCTCGAACTGCGGGAGCTCGGAGATCTCGAAGCCCTCGGCGATGTCGACGTGATCGTCGATCCCGGAGATTTCGCCGATATCACCGATGAGGACCTCGAGGCCGCGGGGAAGACCGTGCGCAACAACATCAAGGTGCTGCGCGGCTACGCCGAGACGACCCCGAAGGGCGCGAAACGCCGGATCGTGTTCCGCTTCCGCACGTCGCCGATCGAGATCAGGGGTGACGGCAAGGTCGAGTCGATCGTGCTGGGCCGCAACGAGTTGATCAGAGGCGACGACGGCCGGATCAGCGCCAAGGACACCGGTGAACGCGACGAGGTCGCCGCCCAGCTCGTGGTCCGGGCGGTCGGTTACCGCGGTCTGCCGACGCCGGGCCTGCCGTTCGACGATCGGGCCGGCACCATCCCGCATGTCGACGGCAAGGTCGAGGGACGGCGCAACGACTACGTCGTCGGCTGGATCAAGCGGGGACCCACCGGCGTCATCGGCAGCAACAAGAAGGATTCGGCGGATACCGTCGCGACCCTGCTCAACGATCTGAGCTCCGCGGAGCTGGCCGACTTCGGGTCCGATCACCCCGACAAGGTGCAGCAGTGGCTGCAGGAGCGGCAGCCGAAGCTGATCACCAGCGAGCACTGGAAGCTCATCGACACCCACGAGCGCACAGCCGGCGAAGGGTCAGGCCGGCCGCGGGTGAAGGTGACGAGTGTGGAGGACCTGCTCCGGATCGGGCACGCCTGA
- the prfB gene encoding peptide chain release factor 2, which yields MDPDRQSDIAALDTTLTTVERVVDVDGLRGRIQQLESDASDPKLWDDQARAQKVTSDLSHAQNELRRVEELRSRLDDLPVLYELAAEEEGAGSSEAFAEADAELAKLREDIAGMEVRTLLSGEYDEREALVNIRSGAGGVDAADWAEMLMRMYIRWAEQHDYPVEVFDTSYAEEAGIKSATFAVHAPYAYGNLSVEQGTHRLVRISPFDNQSRRQTSFADVEVLPVVETTDHIDIPEGDVRVDVYRSSGPGGQSVNTTDSAVRLTHIPTGIVVTCQNEKSQLQNKVSAMRVLQAKLLERKRLEERAEMDALKGDGGSSWGNQMRSYVLHPYQMVKDLRTEYEVGNPAAVLDGDIDGFLEAGIRWRNQKVDDE from the coding sequence GTGGATCCTGACCGCCAATCCGACATCGCCGCCCTCGACACGACGCTCACCACCGTGGAGCGCGTCGTCGACGTCGACGGCCTGCGCGGTCGCATCCAGCAGCTCGAGAGCGACGCGTCGGACCCGAAGCTGTGGGACGACCAGGCGCGCGCCCAGAAGGTCACCAGCGACCTGTCCCACGCCCAGAACGAGCTGCGTCGCGTCGAGGAACTGCGCAGCCGCCTCGACGATCTGCCGGTGCTCTACGAACTCGCCGCCGAGGAAGAGGGGGCAGGCAGTTCCGAAGCCTTCGCCGAGGCCGACGCCGAGCTGGCCAAACTGCGCGAGGACATCGCGGGCATGGAGGTCCGCACCCTGCTGTCCGGGGAGTACGACGAACGCGAGGCGCTGGTCAACATCCGGTCGGGAGCGGGCGGCGTCGACGCCGCCGACTGGGCCGAGATGCTGATGCGGATGTACATCCGGTGGGCCGAGCAGCACGACTACCCCGTCGAGGTCTTCGACACCTCGTACGCCGAGGAGGCCGGCATCAAGAGCGCCACGTTCGCCGTGCACGCGCCGTATGCGTACGGCAACCTGTCCGTCGAGCAGGGCACCCACCGGCTGGTGCGCATCAGCCCGTTCGACAACCAGAGCCGGCGCCAGACGTCGTTCGCCGACGTCGAGGTGCTGCCGGTGGTGGAAACCACCGACCACATCGACATCCCCGAGGGCGACGTCCGCGTCGACGTGTACCGCTCCAGCGGCCCCGGCGGGCAGTCGGTGAACACGACGGACTCTGCTGTGCGGCTCACCCACATCCCGACCGGAATCGTCGTCACCTGTCAGAACGAGAAGTCGCAGCTGCAGAACAAGGTGTCGGCGATGCGGGTGCTGCAGGCGAAGCTGTTGGAGCGCAAGCGGTTGGAAGAACGCGCCGAGATGGACGCCCTCAAGGGTGACGGCGGCAGCTCGTGGGGTAACCAGATGCGGTCCTACGTTCTGCACCCGTATCAGATGGTCAAGGATCTGCGCACCGAGTACGAGGTCGGAAATCCTGCCGCGGTGCTCGACGGCGACATCGACGGATTCCTGGAAGCAGGGATCAGGTGGCGCAACCAGAAAGTCGACGACGAATAA